Within the Thermostichus lividus PCC 6715 genome, the region ATCCATGCTCACACCCGCTAAGCGTGTTTCCTGTTCACAGGATATATGAGGCTAAGCATACAAGGATTATTTTTCAGTTAGGGTCTATCGGACTTGGTATGCTAATGTAACATGCTATACGAAATCTGAGATATGCAGCTACTTCTAACTGATCTACTCAACCTACCTGGAATTGAGGTTGAAGATTATACCGATGTTGCGGGAGAATTGATTCTTATAGTGGAAGCAAAGACAACCGAGGCGATTTGCCCACGTTGCCAACAAAAAAGTTGTCATTTACACCAGAATCATTGGTATCTAGTGCGAGATTTAAGCATCAGTGGACGAACCGTATTTCTTAAGATCAATCGTCGCCAGTTTAAGTGTCGAACTTGTGGTAAGCCATTCAGTGAAACGCTCGATTTCATCGGCAATCGTCGCAAGCAAACGGATCGATTTGCTCAGTCAATCGTGCAACAGGTTTTGCACAGCGACATTCATAATGTTGCAATTTCAAATGGTCTCACTGATGAAGAAGTATGGTCAATGGTACAGTATGTCAGTAAAAAAAAACTCCACGTCGATGTGAGTTCAGTAAAACGATTAGGTATAGATGAGATTTCCTTAGGTAAAGGACAAGGAGATTACATAGTTGTTTTGGTCGATTTAGAGCGGCGAATTCCCCTTGCCTTTGCGCCTTCTCGTAAGCAGGAAGATGTGAGGCAAGTGCTTGAGGCATGGGGAGCAGCAGTACTCAATCAAATTATTGAGGTGAGCATTGACCTGTCTGGAAACTATAAAAGTTTGGTTCATAAACTCCTACCGAATGCTACGGTGGTTGCCGACCGATTTCATGTTATAAAAATTGTGAATCAGGAATTGGATAAGGCTCGACAAAGTATTTGTAAAGCGAATGAGCAGACGGTAAATGAAGTCCAGAAAGCCCAGATTGCAGCCGCGCTCAAACAAAGTAAATATGCGTTACTGAAGCCGGAGGAAAATCTAACTCAGAAGCAAAAAGCAAAACTGGAAGAAATTCGAGAAGTAGTGCCAAGTCTGGCTCGAATGCATCAGGAGAAGGAATCGTTTAGAGCTATCTTTGAGCAAGCAAAAGATTGGAAAGATGGAACCTTTCAATTGCTCGATTGGTTAGCTCAAGCTCAGGATTCTTTTCAAGAGAGCGTAAGAACAATTTGTCGGTGGTTTGGTGAAGTCACCGCCTATTTTGATAATCACACAAATAGTGATGTTGTTGAAGGTATTAACAATAAATTGAAGCTGATCAAGCGGTCAGGTTATGGGCTCAGGAACTTTGACAATTTTCAGTTACGTTGCTTAATTTGCTGGCATTTAGCTATTGATTAAGCATAACTCGGACGATAGAGCCACTTCAAATAAATTACAAACCCTAAAAGCCTTGATGTAGTTGGCTCCTAGCCTATGGGCGATACTGGACTCGAACCAGTGACCCCTTCCGTGTGAAGGAAGTGCGCTACCACTGTGCTAATCGCCCATTGATTTCCTTAAACAAGAATACTAGTTTAGGTCAATATGGCAAGATTTGCAAGCGTAAACTTCCCCGCCCTAGAAGGGCGAGGCTTTCTGTAGCCCTCCGGCTATCTCGCAAGCTAGCCAGGAGCCTCCAGGCAGCGTTACGGACTGCCCCAAAAGCGCAATATTGATTGCTCCATTTAGGTCTGCATCACCAATCCATCCGCAATGCCCACACTTGAACTTTTTTTCAGTCCTCAGCCCAATATGCAAGCAACAATGGCAGGTTTGACTGGTATAGGCAGGTGGTACAGCAACCACCTCAACTCCTTCCTTCATACCCTTGTATTCCAAGAATTGTCGCAACTGATAGAACGCCCAACTGTTAGACCGTCTCCGCTCGGTCGTGTTTCTCGGTTGCTGGTTGATTCTATCTCGAATGCCTGTCAAATCCTCGATAGCAACAATGGCAGGGTCTATCGGACTTGGTATGCTAATGTAACATGCTATACGAAATCTGAGATATGCAGCTACTTCTAACTGATCTACTCAACCTACCTGGAATTGAGGTTGAAGATTATACCGATGTTGCGGGAGAATTGATTCTTATAGTGGAAGCAAAGACAACCGAGGCGATTTGCCCACGTTGCCAACAAAAAACTTGTCATTTACACCAGAATCATTGGTATCTAGTGCGAGATTTAAGCATCAGTGGACGAACCGTATTTCTTAAGATCAATCGTCGCCAGTTTAAATGTCGAACTTTTGGTAAGCCATTCAGTGAAACGCTCGATTTCATCGGCAATCGTCGCAAGCAAACGGATCGATTTGCTCAGTCAATCGTGCAACAGGTTTTGCACAGCGACATTCATAATGTTGCAATTTCAAATGGTCTCACTGATGAAGAAGTATGGTCAATGGTACAGTATGTCAGTAAAAAAAAACTCCACGTCGATGTTAGTTCATTAAAACGATTAGGTATAGATGAGATTTCCTTAGGTAAAGGACAAGGAGATTACATAGTTGTTTTGGTCGATTTAGAGCGGCGAATTCCCCTTGCCTTTGCGCCTTCTCGCAAGCAGGAAGATGTGAGGCAAGTGCTTGAGGCATGGGGAGCAGCAGTACTCAATCAAATTATTGAGGTGAGCATTGACCTGTCTGGAAACTATAAAAGTTTGGTTCATAAACTCCTACCGAATGCTACGGTGGTTGCCGACCGATTTCATGTTATGAAGATTGTGAATCAGGAATTGGATAAGGCTCGACAAAGTATTTGTAAAGCGAATGAGCAGACGGTAAATGAAGTCCAGAAAGCCCAGATTGCAGCCGCGCTCAAACAAAGTAAATATGCGTTACTGAAGCCGGAGGAAAATCTAACTCAGAAGCAAAAAGCAAAACTGGAAGAAATTCGAGAAGTAGTGCCAAGTCTGGCTCGAATGCATCAGGAGAAGGAATCGTTTAGAGCCATCTTTGAGCAAGCAAAAGATTGGAAAGATGGAACCTTTCAATTGCTCGATTGGTTAGCTCAAGCTCAGGATTCTTTTCAAGAGAGCGTAAGAACAATTTGTCGGTGGTTTGGTGAAGTCACCGCCTATTTTGATAATCACACAAATAGTGATGTTGTTGAAGGTATTAACAATAAATTGAAGCTGATCAAGCGGTCAGGTTATGGGTTCAGGAACTTTGACAATTTTCAGTTACGTTGCTTAATTTGCTGGCATTTAGCTATTGATTAAGCATAACTCGGACGATAGAGCCGCTAGCTGCGAGGCCAAATTAAAAATCGAACCGTGAGAAATAGGGCTGAGACCCCCAGTTGCAGTGCTGTAATGGGAACGCCATAGCGCAAAAACGTCTTAAAGCTAATACGTCGTCCATGGAGTTCGGCAACACCTGCCCCAACAATATTGGCAGAGGCACCCACCAGTGTGGCATTTCCCCCTAGGGTAGCGCCCAGCATCATGGCATAAAACAAGGGCAAAACTGTACTGGGAATATCGCCACCATAGCCAAGGTGGAGAATTTCACTACCGGCGAGGCCAACCTGAACCACGTATTTTTTCAGTAAGGGTACCATCGCCACCACTAACGGAATATTAGGAATCACACTGGACACAATGCCCATCATAAACAACAGCAACAGTGACCCTAAAAAGATATTTTTACCAATCACAAACGCTAAGACTTGCGAAAGTTGGTCAATGATCCCCGTTTTCTCTAGCCCCCCAATCAACACAAATACACTCATGAAAAAGATGAGGGTTCCCCAATCCACATCGCGCAAAATTTGGGTTACCGTATCAATTTTGCTTTGATGGGCAAGGAGCAGGGCAAGTGCCGCCCCCATCAAGGCCACGGCTGGCGGTGACACCTTCACCAACGTGCCATCGCCAATGACAAAAAACACCAAGACAAAGAGGATAATCACTGAGCCAACCGCCAAGGTGCGGGGATGATTAATCTGGGGATGGGGCAACTGATCAAGGCTCTTGAGTTCCTTGCGCCAAATTCGCCGAAACAATACCGGTAAGCACAAAACAATGACAGCGATCGCCAACACCCCCGCCATGCTCATCCGCAGCAGATAATCCGTAAAGCTAAGGTTAATGGCATCCCCAACAATGTAGGTCGCTGGATCCCCCACTAAGGTGAGCAAGCCAGCACTGTTGGAAACAATAACCATTAAAATAAT harbors:
- a CDS encoding ISL3 family transposase, whose amino-acid sequence is MQLLLTDLLNLPGIEVEDYTDVAGELILIVEAKTTEAICPRCQQKTCHLHQNHWYLVRDLSISGRTVFLKINRRQFKCRTFGKPFSETLDFIGNRRKQTDRFAQSIVQQVLHSDIHNVAISNGLTDEEVWSMVQYVSKKKLHVDVSSLKRLGIDEISLGKGQGDYIVVLVDLERRIPLAFAPSRKQEDVRQVLEAWGAAVLNQIIEVSIDLSGNYKSLVHKLLPNATVVADRFHVMKIVNQELDKARQSICKANEQTVNEVQKAQIAAALKQSKYALLKPEENLTQKQKAKLEEIREVVPSLARMHQEKESFRAIFEQAKDWKDGTFQLLDWLAQAQDSFQESVRTICRWFGEVTAYFDNHTNSDVVEGINNKLKLIKRSGYGFRNFDNFQLRCLICWHLAID
- a CDS encoding ISL3 family transposase, with product MQLLLTDLLNLPGIEVEDYTDVAGELILIVEAKTTEAICPRCQQKSCHLHQNHWYLVRDLSISGRTVFLKINRRQFKCRTCGKPFSETLDFIGNRRKQTDRFAQSIVQQVLHSDIHNVAISNGLTDEEVWSMVQYVSKKKLHVDVSSVKRLGIDEISLGKGQGDYIVVLVDLERRIPLAFAPSRKQEDVRQVLEAWGAAVLNQIIEVSIDLSGNYKSLVHKLLPNATVVADRFHVIKIVNQELDKARQSICKANEQTVNEVQKAQIAAALKQSKYALLKPEENLTQKQKAKLEEIREVVPSLARMHQEKESFRAIFEQAKDWKDGTFQLLDWLAQAQDSFQESVRTICRWFGEVTAYFDNHTNSDVVEGINNKLKLIKRSGYGLRNFDNFQLRCLICWHLAID
- a CDS encoding ArsB/NhaD family transporter, whose product is MFIQHWQPLVAGFIFLGVIALIMTELINITIAAFLGAILLVFLNIMTLSEAISYIGRSHGTLALFFGVMVLVRAFEPTKIFDYIATQMVILARGQGKRLLLGIVALTTPICAVLPNATTVMLLAPLLPPMAAEVGVDFVPLIILMVIVSNSAGLLTLVGDPATYIVGDAINLSFTDYLLRMSMAGVLAIAVIVLCLPVLFRRIWRKELKSLDQLPHPQINHPRTLAVGSVIILFVLVFFVIGDGTLVKVSPPAVALMGAALALLLAHQSKIDTVTQILRDVDWGTLIFFMSVFVLIGGLEKTGIIDQLSQVLAFVIGKNIFLGSLLLLFMMGIVSSVIPNIPLVVAMVPLLKKYVVQVGLAGSEILHLGYGGDIPSTVLPLFYAMMLGATLGGNATLVGASANIVGAGVAELHGRRISFKTFLRYGVPITALQLGVSALFLTVRFLIWPRS